The DNA segment ACCTAGCAGCTGATACGATACACTTAAAGGTGTTAGGTTGGATTGTGTATTCCAGGCTGCAAAAACACTCACTTTATTCAGAGTAAAATCAAAAGTCCTTATCAGCCTACCAGGCCCTCTGCCATCTGGTCCCTGTTAGCCATAGGATCTCCCTTCTGACTGCTCTCCTGGGCTCCTTCTGTTACAGCTGGTTCCCTGCTACCCCTTCAAGTGCCAGACACATtccttcctcagggcctttgctctagCTGCTCCCTCTGTGTGGAATGCTTTCCCCCAGAAACCAACTGGGCCAACATCTTCACCTCCTTCAAGGTCTGATTTAACTCCCTCTTGTGAGAGCTACCCTGAGCACCCCATAAAATACTCCCCATATTCTCCTAACCTTACCGTACttgttttttctccttagcactcACCACCTTTAAATGTactctatcatttatttatgtgttagGCTCACTGCCTTGTCTTCTCTGGTAGAAGGATCTTTGTTCACTGATGTACCCCCAAGCACTAAGCACAATAACTAGCATAGGGAATGCTGAATAGAAATTTGTTTAGTGGATAAATTCCAGGTGCCAGCATGTGGCATAGATGAATGGCAGGATATGGGTCAGATTTGTTTTCTAAAACAGCGGGACTACCACATTTTACTGCCTAGGAAAACCATTAAACCCAACACCAGAGAAGGCTTGGACAGACCAAGTGACTACAGAAGTCACTTCTGGCCTATCAGTAAGACCATGTGTCCCTTGACCCTCATAGGTAGATCTCCTCTGGGGCACATACAGGCTAACTCTCCTCCTTCAGGGTTAGGAGAACCTATTAGTACTGTTTAAGGGATGTCCTCAGGGAGGACAGTGAGTTGACACATTAGCATCATAGCTATGCCTAGTGCCTTTGTACAcacctcatttaattttcctaattGTCCAGCTGAAGTGTCCATGatctccattctacagatgaaaaaacCAAGGCTCTGAGGAGTTGAAGCACTTGCTTGAGACACACGCTAACAAGTGGTGGAGCTCAGATTCTAGCCCAGGTCAGGCTAGTGGGGGAAGCCTTGTCCTGGTTTGCCTCAGCTGTCCTGAGAGTCCTGAGCAACTAGAGACAGCCCCCATGAGGCTCTCCTGGTTGCTCAGGAGCACCCTGCACCCACAATGGCTCCACAGCCCTCTCCTCTGGCTTCCCCACAAAGCCCCACCTGGATATGGTGACGAGACAGGCGGAAAATCTCCTGGGCCATCAGCAAGGTCTTTGAGTCCATCACCAGGTACAGCAGGTGTAGGAGGGCAAGGAAGCCTGCTCCTCTTAGGTCTGTGGCTGGATTCGCTCCTGTAACCGAGATGAGTAACTGAAGGGTGATGGTGAGCAATGCCAAATCAAGTTCCTTCTTCCATGAGCTTCAAGGCCTTGGCCACCCCTGCCTGAATGTAACGAGGTACCCCTTAGCTTCACCAAGGTAGTGTGAGCATATTGGGGAGCttggactgagccccacatccttGTGATGTCGGTGGAGTCCACATGGGACTCCTGTAATGAGTCATGTAATGAGGCACCTGTGCCCCCTCTTAGCCAGTGGAACCAGCAGAGGCCAAATGGGGTACCTAAATTTCCACCCTTGCCCAGAAGTAATGGGGTGAcatcctccttcccccactgGCTCAGTGTCAGAGGATGCCTACTAAAATAAAAGGTTTACAGCAGATCCAGAGTGTCATTACATAATACCCcaaatgtccaggatacaataaaaaaaaaaaatcatttgttacACCAAGAACTAGGAAAATCTTaatttgaatgagaaaagatactTAATAGATAGCAACACTGAGATAACAGATGATGGAATTacctgacaaggattttaaagcagcaattataggcagaataatggcccctcCAAAGACATCCTTGTCCGAATCCCTAGAACCTAGGAATATATTTTGTTGCACGGCAAGAGGAAGTTAAGATCATAGGAAGAATTAAGGTTGCCGATCAGCAGATAGGGAGACTATCCCGGATtctctgggtgggcccaatgtatTCAGAAGAGCCcttaaaagtgagaaaagaaggcagaagcacagaatcagagaaagagatgtgagGACAGAGCCAGGCTCAGGGAGATGCTCTGTTCCTggctttggaggaggaggagtggaCGTGGCCTCTAGAAGATAGAAAAGGCCAGGAAATGGAGTTTTTCCTAGAGTCTCCAAAAAGCAATGCAGCCCTCTGCCACAGCGACCTTACCCCAGTGAACCTGTGTCGGACTCCTGAGCTACAGAGCTATAAGATAGTAAGTTTGTTTTGTGGGGTACTTGGCTGGCTCCACTGGAagagcatgtgattttttttttttttaacaatcacaTAAGGAAGCATTTATTTGAGGTTtaacatggaatcatacaaataaaatttgtataaacaCAAATCCACATCAAGTCATAACACAGATAgcaaaagacaaagtaaaaacaaagaaaactaattGGTGGCTATATACAGTTGGACAGTTGTGTCTTGTACACTAGAAAGtcttttacaaaataatcatCTTAGATCAACAAAAGACCAATCTTCAATGTCGTCCTGCAAGATGGGTTAACTTTAGCAATCTCCTCCTGTCTTCTCCAACATCCTCCTTTAGTATGGCTGGTAATTGTTTTGGTGATTGCCACCCCCTCGAGACGCCTTGCCGTAAGCGCTCTGTTGCCCACTGTAGTCTGCACATCCCTGTCCATATCCATAGTTCCCATAGTTATACCCGGTATAATCATAGCCGCCATAGCCACTATAGTTTTGATCACCACCACAGGCACTATTGTAATTTCCATATCCTTGATCATAACAGTTATTAAATCCTTGGTTCCAGTTTTGGCCCTGACCTCGTCCATGACCCCTAGTACCACCTCGTCCACCAGCTGCAgcacctcttcttcctttttgttgttgctgttgctgcctGTATACCTCTTTGGGTTGTGCAACTTTGATTTCACACTTCCCAGAACCAATTTGATGATATCTCCTTTCTAACAATTTCTTTACTGGCTCTTCGTCTGTATATGTAATGAaacaaaatcctcttctttcatttgtttttgtatccaTGGGAAGTTCAACATTTTCAATCTCTCCAAAGGctccaaaatattctttaatttgttcttcagaaGTATCTGGGCTCAATCCACCCACAAAAACCTTTTTGGGgggttctttcccttttaaagctTTGGCCCTTTTGGGGTCTATCAATTTGCCATCCAATTTGTGTTCTTTCAGTTCCAAAACCTTATCAACACTAGCAGCATCTTTGAAAAGCACAAATCCAAATCCTCTTGATCTTCCAGTCATTGGATCTGTTTTTATTGTACAGTCTACAACTTCCCCAAATCGAGACAAATATTCAGTCAGATCTTTCTTGCTCGTATCCCAGCTCAAGCCTCCAATAAACATTTTACCGTCATCCTGCTGATTCTTGCTCGCGTTGATCTTGGATCCCTCTGCGAATTCCTCTATGTTGCTGTACTCGTTCATGTCCTCCACGGTGGCGGAGTTGTCGGCCGTGGGGTGCTGGTGCGCCGTCTGGGTCGTGGCAGCAGCGGCGGTGGAGCATTGTATGGAGCTGGATTTAAAATGGCGGCGGAacagagcatgtgattcttgatctcagtgttgtgagcctgagccccatgttgggtgtacagattacttgaataaataaattaactttaataagtttgtgttgtttcaagctgctaaatttgtggtaatttgttgcagcaACAATAGAAATCTACTACAGCAGTTATCATAAAAATGCCTTTGATAAATAATtacagtttgaaaaaaatgtaaaaataggaaGTCTCAGTAAAGAAATATCAGGtataaagaaccaaataaaaaacttacaaccagaaaatataactaaaattaaaaactcactcAGGCTCAAGAGCAGAATAGAGACAACAGCGGAAAGAATTGGTGAAACAGAAGATggaacaatagaaattatccaatctgtTGAACAtcagggagaaaaaacaaaacaaaacaaaatgaacagagcctTGGAGATCTATGAGTTACAGAACAGAGATCCAAAGAAATGAACACAGCCTCTCACCTGTGGAACAGCACAGAAGATCCAGCATCTGTGTCATCAGAGTCCCACAAGAGATGAGAAAGTATGGGGCTGAGAAAAGTACTTCAAGTATTCACtcatgcagaatttaagaaacaaaacaaatgaacaaaggggaaaaaaaagagatgaacaaaaacccagattcttaactatagagaacagatggttaccagaggggaggcagatggggagatgggtgaatAGGTGAAGGGCTACTTAtaagtacatttatcttgatgagcactaggtgatgtatggaattactgaatcactatattattcacatgaaactaatgtaacattgtatgtggACTACACTGGAATTAAGGAAAAAAGGTACGTGAAATAATAATGGCTGAAGATAGACCATATTTGGCAAATGACATTAAacttacagattcaagaagctgagcaaaCCCAATAGGGTAAgcccaaagaaatccacactaAGACACAACACAGTCAAACTCCTGCAAACTCTAAAAGATcttgaaagcagagagggagaaacaactgcCTGCCTCTCAGGGAGAAAGAATGCAAATGACAGAAGCTTTCTGGGCCAGAAGTGAGTAGCAGTTTGCAAGAGCTGcaagaaaaaactgtcaacctgGAATTCTCTGTCCAGAGAAATGATCCTTGAGGAGTGAAGGGGAAATCAAGACTTCCTCAGATGAAGGGAAACCAAGAGAATTTATCACCAGCAGACCTACTTTAGAAAACGCTTAAAGGAAGttcttgaaaatgaaaggaaatgataaaaggaGAAATCTTGGActaataagaaaggaaaacagaacagtGGAAAGAGTAAGCATATAGGTAAATACAGCCAACTTTGCTCctcctcttgagttttctaaattgtttGATGGTTGAAACAAAAATCGTAACACTGACATGATTCTCATTGCATATGGaggaaaataagataattatattATAGATGAGGGACTTAAACATGTTGTCAATAACAATGGACGAATTAATTATGCGtacataaaatttcctttttaaatgaggACATTTTCCTATTCCACATAAATGTAACTTGATATGATTCTGAAAAGAGTAGCATAATCCAAAACagctgaaataattttgtttcactcaaaaaataaaataatataaagcaaaattttcatctgtgttaaaaggaaaaagaaaataagaaaaaaccaAATCCTATCACTCTGACGCTTTCCATCTCTCTTAGAGTAAATGTCTGACAACGGCCTTTCCACTTCAGCCATACTCCTCGCTATTTCTCAAGCACGATAAACGTgctcacctcagggcctttgcatttccTGTACCCTCTCCCCCAATATCCTACCTCAGGGCGCTAGCACGACAGGAAGAGGACTATCTGGGCTCTCATTCTAGTCCTGGATTCAGGggtcaaggaaaaaaagatgaacaattcCTGTCTCTTACCCTGAAAGCCCAGATCTTCCCAGTGGTCTCCATGGAGGGCACAGTCAAACTTGGAGCCAGTCAGCTTCTTATAGATGGTCTGGAGGACTCGGCCATGCACTGGGTCTTGGCTATCCAGGCCACCTGCCCGAAAACACATCCCTACTCTGTCGGATTGCCTGCCCCTCCGGGGAGGACTGAGTGTTTCTCAGAGAACGGCTCAGACAAGATAGATCTGGATTGTACTCAAGACACTGTGTTCTCCCACATTTTCACCCCGTagctcccactctccctgccaaCACGGTACATGCAAGACCTCTGGCTTAGCCTCCACAACAGGAGGACAAACAGTGCTCTCTGCTTGACCACATATGCAGCATCTGCCTCGTGGCAGCACCTGTGCACTCACACTGAGCAATGGTCAGGACCAAGTCCCTTTCTTCTCGGAGACCCTGGTGGAGCTTCGGAGGCCCGAAGAGGCAGTGCCGGAGGGCGGCGAGCCCCGTCCTTCGAATAGTTGGCTGGATTCTTTTCTGGGGAGGAAGTTGCAGGCAATGGGCAGAGGGCTGGGTTCACCTGCTCTAAGGAACTTACCATCAGGGTCAGTACAGGGACTGTTCTTGCAGAAAGAAGTAGCTCCGCCAACTAACTGGCTGGTCTCTGGGCCTTGGAAGGGGGCAGGAACTGTGAAGCACCTGCTCCATCTCTAGAGACAGGGTCTGCTGGCTCCCAGGATTTTTGTAAGTAGAAGAGATGTCCccggggcgcccaggtggctcagctggttaagcgtctgccttcggctcgggtcatgatcccgggatcctgggatcgagccccacatcgggctccctgctcggcggggagcctgcttctccctctgcctctgctccccccgtcccctctcctgctctctctttaataaataaataaaatcttaaaagaaaagaaaagaaaagaaaaggagatgtcCCCAAGTATAGGCATTAGCCCGTTGTCCGCATTTGCTCCTTTGGGCTTCTCCAGAGCTACTTCCCACTGACTGCCAGAGATGGCTGGCATGGGGACCCCTGCTTTGGTCTGACAAAGCCAGGCTAGGTTTCCCAGCAGGACCGCTCTGCCTTTtgtagatctctctctctctgcagaggGCATAAATGATAAAGCCTAGCAGTCCTCTCAACTTCCAGGGTGAGAGAGCCAGTGAGGTGGGGAGGTTAGTGGGGACTTTTTGGAGCTGGATACCTGAGAGTTTGCTGGAGCATTCTGTCCATACCACAAGAGCACCTCCTAAACCAGGTCATACTGACTTATTGCTCAAGGGCCACTGCTGCAGGTCTTAGAATATTCTGATTTTGGTAGCTTCTGGCCCTCTGTGTCCCATAAATCACCCATGATTCTTGACTTTTCAGCCTCTCTTGAACCAGGTTTTAAGTTGAAGATCTGAAATCACAATCTTCTAAAACTACTCTTAGTCCCTCAAGATGCCCCAGGAAGCCCACCAGCTTTTATTCTCCtcaatgtttcttctttttccaaccccacgtatttttaaaattcccaaatAATTTCTGGTTCCCTGAAGGAATGGAAGAGTGAATGGCCATGACTTACTCAGCTTTCTAGACAGAATGCCTTGCTTCCCTAAGGAACTGTCTAGCATTTGATTCCAGACCTCCCCATCCCtaagagggaagaggagggagcagcTACACAGACCTGTGTATGGCAGGGCCACAAGAGCTCTGGGGACACAGTCCCAAAAAGGCCACTGGGGTCCGGCATGAAGCCTGGGTCCTTGGCTACCGATGATTCTGTGCTCCCAGATTTCTTAGATGAGGTAAGGTCTTCAACTGGAAGCTTCCATCTTGCTTGCCCAGTGCCCTAGGCTGGTAGGATAGAAACCTGGCTCCTGGGAAGGTGTTTTGCCTGAGACCCCAAACCTCCCTACTTTCATACCTTGAAGGAAGAGAGGTCCACGGTCTGGAAATGCTGCAGAGCCTCATTGAAGGAGATCAGCTGCCCAGGCTGGTCTGCGCTGGCCTGGCTCCCTGTGGCAAAAGGCAAGACACTCTCAGACTTATAACAGTAGTCATTCTGTCAGcgaacatttattgagagccttCTGGTTATCACCTCTAAGCCAAACACTGGCTTTCAGTGGCAGACATCAGATATCTACAGCTCAAACCAATCTTCTTTTAAGGGGCTGGCATCCTCTGCTGGGCAGGCCCCTTCTTAGACGGGGCTGTTCAGAGGCTTGCTAGGTCAACCTCTGCAGTGAGTAGGGACAGATCTGCCCAGCAGGGGGTCCCATTCCACTCATCTGTGAGGAGGCAAGTCACTGCCTGGAGTAGGTCCCCATGTGGGAGCATGCCAAGGTCTGTTTAGGGACCTTTCCTCACTTCCACTTTGCCCTTTCTCACACCCTGTATATGGATGACCCCCCTCTCCATCTTCTGGTACAGTCCACAGGGAGTGAACGTATCAGCAATTTCGGGGATGACTGACACAGTCCACTGTAATGACTTTCCAGGAGCCCAAGTAGAGCTCAAGCTAGATATGGGTCCGAGCTCTACCCTCCTATAGCTCCGTCCAAACCTGTCAGAAAACGGAGTGAGAATTTTTACCCAGCCCTCAGAGCCTTCCAGCAGATGGCTTCAGTCCCTGTCTCCAGAGACTTCCTTGTCCAGTGAACAACCTGTTCTCTCTGGCTGCCTGCCTCCATCCTTCTGCCCAACCTCATCACCCTGCGGAAGTGGACCCTGATCAAGGTCCTCCCTGTCTTCTCTCAGGTCTGAGCAGGTGGCAGCCCTTTTCCCATGGCGTTCATTCCCATTTCCTCCAGAGGTGGATTTGGAAAGATATTTTATTCTATGTTAGGGAGATAAAAGGAGAACTCTCAGGAATTCTGTGTCCTAATCCCAGGGTCACAGAAATGTTAGCCACACGTGGATGGTGCCTTTCTTAGTAGCACAGTGCCATTCCTGCAGTTACCTGTCTCTGTCAGGATGCTGTCCACAGCTTCCCATTCTTCTTGGGCTCTGAGCACCTCTGCACTCACAACTGCAAGAGTGAGAAAAGGAGACCCTCTGAGACCCAGGGACGTCTGGATCGATGCTGCAGCCCCAGCCTTGTCTGTCCACCCTGGGTCCCGCTGCCCTCGGATACCCTCTCCACACGGCTGCCAGAGTGAGCATTCGAAAAGGCAGATCTGATGTCAACCCCCTGCTCGAAACCCTCCAGGGATTCTCCATAACTCTCCAGATAAAACCCAAACTCTTCAGCACAGCATCTAAATACTTTCACAGTTTGGATCTTTCTTCTACCCGTAGCTGTGCCCTAGGGCATCCAGAACTCCCTGAacttcctcagcccctcccaccttCTGTGCCTTTGCTCTCCCTCTGCAGTCGCCCCAGGTGCCTGCACCTTCTGGTCCCAACCCCTGTGCTGCTCTTTTTCCTCATCCTCCAGGGACTCTGATGTCACTCTCAGCCAGCCACCTTCCCTGACTTCATTAAGTTTGCAGAGGGAGCCAGTGGGCCTCTGTGAACCCCTGACACCCATGCTCCTCAGTGTCGTGACTGTCTCTCCCACTACACTGGGAGCCACCTGAGGACAGCGTTCTCCAGAACCTAGCGCAGTGCTCCACACAGGAcaagtattcaacaaatatctgctAATGAATGAAAGCACCGGAaacgggggggcggggagaaaaggagagaaaaagcagcGAGACAGGTTCTCTGTAGccaccacacaccacacagcCCTTTCTCCAAACCACAGCTGTCACTCCAGCCCGGACTACTGGTGGTGCGTCCTGCTGCTGGCTTTTCCCATTTGCTAGAGAGGAAATTAACACAACATGGAGAAAACGGGAGAGACTTCAGTCCAAGACCCCAAATCATGacccctccagcctccagccccagtGGTAAGAGTGAGAGGGCAGCTCCTCCTGGCTATGCGGTCTTAGCTGAGGATATCGCAGGGCAATGAGCTGTCTTGAAAGTAtacttgtaaataaaataaaataaaatactacaagAAACTCAAAACACTaacagaaactgaggcagagaaagctGCTGAGAGCAACTCCAGAGCCAAACTGCTGGCGAGCACTTCCTGTCCACGCTCCCCAGCTGCACACAGGTGACACTGTACCCCATGTCATCACTCATGGGACTGCTGGAGGATGGTGCAACTCTTCACCTTCTAGGGGCGAgggagggcggggagaggggTATATGACCCACAGGTCAGTACTCGGTACGTGTTAGCTAGGTCACTGACACAGGCCTGGGTTCGGGTCCAGCAGGGCAGTGGTTAGTGGCAGCAGGTGACATGGGTCTGGACTTCTGGGAAATTCAATCTTGCCAGCCCCATCTGGGGTGGACCAAGACCCCGAGCCTCAGGGCTTCCAAGCTAGATAACTTCACCAGGATACAGACTGCTTGGCCTTGGATGGTGAAGAGAATAAAACTTCCTTCCAGCATGCTGGACCCTGGGAgatgaagaggagggagaaagcgGCTGAACAAAGAGGAGAGTGGGGCCACAGCAGGGACTGCTCTTATGGTGCTGACAAGGGCTGTCTCACCCCTCACGCTCACCGATGCCCGGCTTCACGGACTCTTCACCCTGCAGGTCCTCGTTTCAAGCAACTtggtcaaacttttttttttctttaaagattttatttatttgagagagagcatgagcagggggaggggcagagggagagggagaagcagacctcctgctgagcacagagctccttgcaggactcgatcccagaaccctgagctgaagtcagatgcttaaccctatgagccacccaggtgcccctcttttctttttaaaagatttatttatttattagagagagagaatgagagcccgagaagggggaggagcagaggaagagggagagagagaatctcaagcagactccctgctgagcgcagagcccgaggcagggttccatctcacaaccctgagatcatgacctgagccgaaatcaagagttggccacttataATAACTTGGCAGAAGGCTGTGAGCCAGGAGCAGAAACCTCACCTGCACCTGGAATCTGCTGTGACTGTAGGTTAATCAAGAGAAAGTACAAGGTCTCAACTAGCGGTTGCAATCTGGTCCCTAAAAACTGGAGACAAGTGTCCAAGGCATAACAAGAGcacctcttccctttcctcttggaACCGGGGAGATTCCTCCTCATCTGAAGATGATCCTGACATAAATACTAATTTCCTCCAACAGAAGAAGATGGAGGCAAAGCACAAATCTTCAGGACAGCAATTGCAGCTCACATTAGCACAGTTCCCTTCCTTTTTCAACTGCCTCCTTTATTTGGGCTCTCTTCCACTTAACCATATGGGAAACAGTATCACTGAGTTAGTAAGcctgtctatctatctacctacctacctacctatttattttattttattttttaaaatattttatttatttattcatgagagacgggggggggggagggcagagggagaagcaggctcccaaggagcagggagcccaatgtgggactcgatcccaggaccctgggatcatgacctgagccgaaggcagatgcttaaccatctgagccacccaggcaccctatttattttatttttaaacacttatttatttgagggggagagggaaagacagtcttaagcagacctctgtgcagagcacagagcccaatctcatgaccctgagatcatgacctgagcggaaaccaagagtccaacgctcaacccactgcaccacccagaagccccatttatttaattatttttaaagattttatttatttatttgagagagggagagagggagacctcaagcagaggtgaggggaagagggaggaggagaagcagactctccactgagccaggAGTCTGGCATAGGGCTCGATTAactgacgagccacccaggcgcctgtcttaaagaatttatttttttaaagtaatctccaacgtggggctcgaactcactccccaagatcaagagttgtatgctccaccaattgagccagccaggtgcctcataAGCCTATCAATTTAAATGAGCTGAGAACAATCTGGAAGAAGCCTGTAATTGTTTAATACGACTAAAAATATGtggcacaggggtgcctgggtggctcagtcggttaagcatctgactttggcttaggtcattatctcagggttgtgagatcaagctttCCATGGGCTCAGCAAGTGCTCatctcggagtctgcttgagactctccctctccctctgctcctcccccctgctttctctctctcaaataaataagtaaatacatctttaaaaaaatatctggcattaaaaaaaatgctacttgtactgaaatataaaatattttggcatttaaGGCAAAATCTCTAATAAATGTTAGGTTTGTCACcacacaaagataaaaatctattagaagaaacttcACAGATCTccaaataatttttctactttagaGTATTTTTAACAAGCCCTATATTTGTGGAGATTACATTTTCAGTTTGCAGAATTCCAAGATAACAATACAGGGCAATGAGCACTCGTTATAGATTTATAATCTGTGCTCTAAGCACTTCACCTCAGCTCATATAGTCCCTACACAATTCCCATCACACAGGTTCTGACTCACTTTCTGTCTTATAGATGAAGTAAGGGTTAGAAGATTAAgaaatttgctcaaggtcatatagctGGTGGGTGAAAAAGGCAGGACTTACACCAGAGATATGGGACTCTAGGTGTTTCTCACCTGGTGAGTGGGCCTTTCTGTGTCATAAATCAGCAAGTGAAATGAACTTTAAACACAGTATACGAAAGAATCACGTGAAGCAGATAAAATAGGATACTTTTTCAAAGCCTTTTCACATACACTGTCTCATATCATTGTTGCAATATCCCTTTGAGGACAGAGAAGGCATTGATCAACCTCCACAGCAGACATGGAGATGATATGATTTGCGCAAGGCACATAATACAGCTGCTTTGAGTGCTAGATTAGGACTTAAGTCTTTTGACTTCTAATCCAGTGTTGATTCTAATTTTCCTTGAAGAATGATAAATCCGTAAAATTCTATAGGACAAGTACCGAGAGAAATTGAAATGATGAAAGGTAGACCACGGGGACCTCTAACTTGGGTCCCACCCAGGCTCCTAGGGCGCTGAAGGGGACCTTACCACGTGGCTCCCATCCATTCGCTTCTGCTGTCAGGGCCCGGAGGATGCCATGGTTCTTCAACTCTGAGATCTGTAGGGGCAGCCGACCTTTAGTGTGAGGGTGAATCCATACCCTCCCATCCACACAAACATGCCCCACCCACAGTAGAGAATGTCTTTGGAACCGGAGGTCAGAAGGATGGGTTGATTAAAGTCAATCTTAAAGAGAGGCAGGCGGAAAACTCCAACTATGATGTACAAGTCGGGTGACGTGGGGACAAGCATATGCTCTCcttgaagaataaacaaaaattcacaCAGCTCAATTGAGACTGTGGTGTGCCTTTGGTATTCCCACTGCACTTTGTATTCTGCTTCCCTGGAGCAATTATCTTACTAGCTAGAGGTTGTTTTGCAAGTTTGTGCCCCACAACTCCGCCCCCAAGTGTGAGCTCCTGGAAGCAGGGTCTCTGCTGTCCTGAGTCCCTGGTGCCTGGCCCCACAGAGCAGCATGCAACAAAAGCTTGTATGGGCAGGAGGTACTGGGGTGTGGGTGACATGTACAGGAATTCCTCTGAGAGCCCGAAGAGCACTGGTGTCCTTGTCATATGGTGGAGGATACGCAGCACACACACTTTCAACCTATAAGACAAAGCAGGGTCAGATTCTTGGGCACGTATCAGTCCTCCAAAGTT comes from the Zalophus californianus isolate mZalCal1 chromosome 8, mZalCal1.pri.v2, whole genome shotgun sequence genome and includes:
- the ELMOD3 gene encoding ELMO domain-containing protein 3 isoform X1 — encoded protein: MNENSCSFHNEKGLRDGQVESVCAAYPPPYDKDTSALRALRGIPISELKNHGILRALTAEANGWEPRVVSAEVLRAQEEWEAVDSILTETGSQASADQPGQLISFNEALQHFQTVDLSSFKKRIQPTIRRTGLAALRHCLFGPPKLHQGLREERDLVLTIAQCGLDSQDPVHGRVLQTIYKKLTGSKFDCALHGDHWEDLGFQGANPATDLRGAGFLALLHLLYLVMDSKTLLMAQEIFRLSRHHIQQFPFCLMSVNITRIAIQALREECLSRECNRQQKVIPVVNSFYAATFLRLAHVWRTQQKTIADSGFVLKDLEVLAKKSPRRLLKTLEIYLAGVSKGQASLLGAQKCFGLQAPHSKDLTFTGVCDLPPHSSEGTWLI
- the ELMOD3 gene encoding ELMO domain-containing protein 3 isoform X2; protein product: MNENSCSFHNEKGLRDGQISELKNHGILRALTAEANGWEPRVVSAEVLRAQEEWEAVDSILTETGSQASADQPGQLISFNEALQHFQTVDLSSFKKRIQPTIRRTGLAALRHCLFGPPKLHQGLREERDLVLTIAQCGLDSQDPVHGRVLQTIYKKLTGSKFDCALHGDHWEDLGFQGANPATDLRGAGFLALLHLLYLVMDSKTLLMAQEIFRLSRHHIQQFPFCLMSVNITRIAIQALREECLSRECNRQQKVIPVVNSFYAATFLRLAHVWRTQQKTIADSGFVLKDLEVLAKKSPRRLLKTLEIYLAGVSKGQASLLGAQKCFGLQAPHSKDLTFTGVCDLPPHSSEGTWLI
- the LOC113938345 gene encoding heterogeneous nuclear ribonucleoprotein D-like, yielding MNEYSNIEEFAEGSKINASKNQQDDGKMFIGGLSWDTSKKDLTEYLSRFGEVVDCTIKTDPMTGRSRGFGFVLFKDAASVDKVLELKEHKLDGKLIDPKRAKALKGKEPPKKVFVGGLSPDTSEEQIKEYFGAFGEIENVELPMDTKTNERRGFCFITYTDEEPVKKLLERRYHQIGSGKCEIKVAQPKEVYRQQQQQQKGRRGAAAGGRGGTRGHGRGQGQNWNQGFNNCYDQGYGNYNSACGGDQNYSGYGGYDYTGYNYGNYGYGQGCADYSGQQSAYGKASRGGGNHQNNYQPY